GCAGGGCCGGGCCGGCAAGGCGACCTTCAACGTGGTGCCGAAGGGACAATCGACGCGGTTCGAGGATATCTCGATCGAAGGCGCCGGCGTCTCGATCAAGGGCGCGCTCGAGGTCGACCAGAACGGCGATCTCATGAATGCGAACTTCCCGACCTATGCGCCGTCGGAAGGCGACAAGACATCGCTGCGGGCCGATCGCGGACCCGACGGCGTCATCAAGGTGACGATGCGCGGCGATGTGTTCGACGGCCGCGGCTTCCTGAAATCGGCGATCTCCGGCCGCGACAGCGATCCCAAGAGCAAGACCAGGACCACCGATTTCGACGTCGATCTGAAGCTCGGCGCCGTGGCCGGTTTCAACGGCGAGGCGCTGCGCAGCGTCGATGCCAAGATCTCGCGCCGCAACGGGTTCTTCAAGGCGTTCACGCTGAGCGGCAAGGTCGGCCGCGACACGCCTGTTACGGTCGATATGCGCGGCCGTCAGCAGGGCCGCGAGGTGATTTACCTGCAGACCGGCGACGCCGGCGCATTCCTGCGCTTCATCGACACTTATTCGAAGGTCGTCGGCGGCCAGCTCACGCTGGCGATGGAGCCGCCGATCCCCGAGCCGAGCCCGAGGGAAGGCCTCATCAACATCACCGGCTTCTCGGTGAAGGGCGAAACCCAGCTCGACCGCGCCGTCGCCGGCGGGCCGGTCAGCACCCAGAACGGAATCGGGTTCGATGCGCTGCGCGCCGAGTTCACCCGCCAGAGCGGCCAGCTCTCGATCCGCAACGGCGTGGTCAAGGGACCGAGCATCGGCGCGACCATCGAGGGCAGCATCGACTATGTCGGCAATCAGGTGCGGATGAACGGCACCTTCATTCCGATGTACGGCTTGAACAACATGTTCGGCCAGATCCCGTTCTTCGGGATTTTCCTCGGCGCCGGCAGCAATGAAGGCCTGATCGGCGTGACCTATGAAGTGGTGGGAACACCGAGCGCGCCGGTGCTGCGCGTCAACCCGATCTCGGCGCTGGCGCCCGGCCTGACGCGGAAGATCTTCGAGTTCAAGCAGTACGGCCCGAACGACCTGCCGACGACGAACAACAATTAGGGGAATCGATTGGCGGGAAGAGCGTTCACTTCGACGAGTTCGAACGCATAGCCGTTCACAGCCAGTCGCGGACCTCCTGAAAAACGGCGTCACCGCCGCAGCGCCGGCACCACCAGGAACGGGATCAGTCCGAGCACCACGTTGACCAGCGCGAACGCGATCAGCGGATTGTAGCTGTGGGTCCAGTCGTGGATCAGGCCGCCGCCCCAGGAGCCGAGGCCGGAGCCGAGACCGCTGCCGATCATGATGGTGCCGTAGATCGTGCCGACGCGTTCGCCGCGGAAGATCTTCAGCGCGGTCGCGGTGATCAGCGGGCCGCGTGAGCCGATCATGCTGCCGAAGCAGATGATGAAGCCGGTCAAGAGCCAGTAGTTCGGGTACCACTGCAGCAGCCAGAGCAGGATGATGCCCAGAATCGAGACGCCATAGCTGAACAGCACGCTGGGCCTGCGGCCGATGATGCCGTCGAGCGTGGAGACGCCGAGCATGCCGACGAACAGAGCGACGCCGGAGAAGCCCCAGGCGGTGGCGGCCTGCAGCGGTGGAAAGCCGACATCGATCAGATAGGCGACGATCTGCGCCGTCAGCGCGTACATCGCAATCGCGGTGAAGAAGAAGGTCGAGAACAGCGCCCAGAAGGCGTGATGGCGCATCGCCCGCAGCAACGTCCAGCCTTCATCGGCCAGATTGCTCTCGGCCTTCTTCACGATATGCGGCGAGCCGCCGGCGAGCAGGCGCCACGGCAGCAAGACCAGCGGAATAAGCAGGCCAAGCGCACCGATGCCGAACACCTGATAGGCCTCGCGCCAGCCGATCCGGTCGATCAGCACCTGCGACAGCGGCAGCAGCAGCAAGAGGCCGGCGCCAGTCGCCGAATACATCACGGCCATCGCGGTCGGCAGTCGCGGACCGAACCAGCGGCCGAGCAGGATCGAGTTCGAGACGTTGCCGATCAGCGCGGTGCCGAATCCGACGCAGAGGCCGACGCTCAGTTGGAATTGCCAGAGCTGCTCGGCGCGCGAGGCGACCAGGAAGGCGCAGCCGAGCAGCGACAGGCCGAGCGCATAGACCACGCGCGGACCGGAGCGG
The window above is part of the Bradyrhizobium sp. PSBB068 genome. Proteins encoded here:
- a CDS encoding MFS transporter, which produces MDQTTPPNDTLAAPAKQSRTALNVLALCFVLSVLGRGLSDSFTVFLKPISENFGWDRASVVSVYSLTWLASGLTAPLVGRLFDRSGPRVVYALGLSLLGCAFLVASRAEQLWQFQLSVGLCVGFGTALIGNVSNSILLGRWFGPRLPTAMAVMYSATGAGLLLLLPLSQVLIDRIGWREAYQVFGIGALGLLIPLVLLPWRLLAGGSPHIVKKAESNLADEGWTLLRAMRHHAFWALFSTFFFTAIAMYALTAQIVAYLIDVGFPPLQAATAWGFSGVALFVGMLGVSTLDGIIGRRPSVLFSYGVSILGIILLWLLQWYPNYWLLTGFIICFGSMIGSRGPLITATALKIFRGERVGTIYGTIMIGSGLGSGLGSWGGGLIHDWTHSYNPLIAFALVNVVLGLIPFLVVPALRR